From the genome of Methylocystis echinoides:
CCGGGTCAAGGCGTCGAGCCGCTTGCCCTCGTCCTTGCCGGCGAGAATCATGCCGCGGATCGCGCCGGTGGCGTGATCGAGCTCCATCTCGATCATGGCCGAGCGGACGCGCGAGACGCCACCCCCGCCCGCGCCGACATTGCGCATGCCGGCGCGCGATCCGAGCCCCATCAGCCACAGTCCGGCGGCGGCGAGGCCAAGGCCGAAGTCGAGGCGCCCGCGCGCCAGAAGCAGCCCGCCGACCGCCATCAGGAAAAACCCGCCGCCCCGCCTGATCAGCCGCGCGAGAAACGCGGGGGAGACCCGCGTGTAGGCATTGAGCGCATAAAGCCCCAGTGCAAGCGCGAAAATTCCCAAGAGGACAGGCATGGCTTATCGTGACCCCATCTGCGACAGCAGCAGCTGCGCGGCGGCTTCGCCCCGCCCCGCGCGTTTTTCGAGTTCCGGCAGGCCCCCTACGGCATAAGCGGCGGCGGCCCCGAGCAGTTCCGCGAGCCGCCGCGGCGCGGAAAGATCAAAGGCGGCGTAAGCGCCGCCGGTCAGGCGCGCTATCTCGCGAAAGGCGGCCTTGACCGTCGGATCGTCGCCCTCCTGAAACAGGAAGGTCTTGAGCCCCAGGAGCCCGAGCTCCCCCGCAAGAGCGGCGAGATGGTCGAGGTTCTCCTCCATGGCGTCGCCGACATAGACGAGCGCGCCCACCCGCCGTGCGCGCGTCTCGTCCAGGGCGTGGCTCAGGACGCGGCCGATCTGCGTCTTGCCCGCCTGGCAGGAAATGCGCGCCATGAGCGCGCCGAGCCCGTCGCCCTGCGAGACGAAGCGGGAGGCGCGGCACTCGCTGAAGCCGCGGAAATAGACGAGCTGCACGTCGAGGCCGCCCTGCCGGGCGGTCGTCCGAAACATTTCGCCCTGAATGGATTGCGCCACATCCCAGGTCGGCTGGCGGCTCATCGTGGCGTCGAGCGCGAAGATCAGCCGTCCCCGGGCGCTCGGCTCGGAGACTCCGCGCGCTTTGTCGAGGAAGGCGTCTATGGCGCTGTCCTTGCCTGCCGGACGCGTCGCTGGCGCCTGTTTGTGGTCATCGGCCACGGATGTTCACGTCGCTTATTCGTAACGATACTATAAAATCGGTTTCGTCCGATACAAAACAAGTGCCGGCGCGGCGCCCCCCAAAGGCCTCCCCCGGGGCCTGCGGCGCTGAAACGCCAAAGAAAAGGGGTCCTGATGGAACGCGACCGCCTGCCTCCCACCCCAATCGCCGCCCTCCCCGCCCAAGAGAGCGAAATGGTGCAGTCACTGATGCGGCGTTTCGCCCTCGAGATGGCCGAGACCGGCCTGCGCGTCGGCGGCGTGAC
Proteins encoded in this window:
- a CDS encoding VWA domain-containing protein — encoded protein: MADDHKQAPATRPAGKDSAIDAFLDKARGVSEPSARGRLIFALDATMSRQPTWDVAQSIQGEMFRTTARQGGLDVQLVYFRGFSECRASRFVSQGDGLGALMARISCQAGKTQIGRVLSHALDETRARRVGALVYVGDAMEENLDHLAALAGELGLLGLKTFLFQEGDDPTVKAAFREIARLTGGAYAAFDLSAPRRLAELLGAAAAYAVGGLPELEKRAGRGEAAAQLLLSQMGSR
- a CDS encoding DnaJ domain-containing protein is translated as MPVLLGIFALALGLYALNAYTRVSPAFLARLIRRGGGFFLMAVGGLLLARGRLDFGLGLAAAGLWLMGLGSRAGMRNVGAGGGGVSRVRSAMIEMELDHATGAIRGMILAGKDEGKRLDALTRPALLELYNICLRDDPDGARLLEAYMDRRFTGWRAAGDPHRDAGSGGETRARRSGTITEDEAYEILGLKKGAAAADIARAHRDLMKKLHPDLGGTTDLAARVNEAKDVLMRRHH